A genomic region of Camelus ferus isolate YT-003-E chromosome 11, BCGSAC_Cfer_1.0, whole genome shotgun sequence contains the following coding sequences:
- the LDB1 gene encoding LIM domain-binding protein 1 isoform X2, whose translation MSVGCACPGCSSKSFKLYSPKEPPNGNAFPPFHPGTMLDRDVGPTPMYPPTYLEPGIGRHTPYGNQTDYRIFELNKRLQNWTEECDNLWWDAFTTEFFEDDAMLTITFCLEDGPKRYTIGRTLIPRYFRSIFEGGATELYYVLKHPKEAFHSNFVSLDCDQGSMVTQHGKPMFTQVCVEGRLYLEFMFDDMMRIKTWHFSIRQHRELIPRSILAMHAQDPQMLDQLSKNITRCGLSNSTLNYLRLCVILEPMQELMSRHKTYSLSPRDCLKTCLFQKWQRMVAPPAEPARQQPSKRRKRKMSGGSTMSSGGGNTNNSNSKKKSPASTFALSSQDVMVVGEPTLMGGEFGDEDERLITRLENTQFDAANGIDDEDSFNNSPALGANSPWNSKPPSSQESKSENPTSQASQ comes from the exons gtTGTTCCTCAAAGTCATTCAAGCTGTACTCACCGAAGGAGCCCCCAAACGGCAACGCCTTCCCCCCCTTCCATCCCGGCACCATGCTAGATCGGGATGTGGG CCCAACTCCCATGTACCCGCCTACATACCTGGAGCCTGGGATTGG GAGGCACACACCATATGGCAACCAAACTGACTACAGAATATTTGAGCTTAACAAACGGCTTCAAAACTGGACGGAG GAGTGTGACAATCTCTGGTGGGATGCTTTCACAACTGAGTTCTTTGAGGATGATGCCATGTTAACCATCACTTTCTGCCTGGAGGATGGACCAAAGAGATATA CCATTGGCCGGACCCTGATCCCACGCTACTTCCGCAGCATCTTTGAGGGGGGTGCTACGGAGCTGTACTATGTGCTTAAGCACCCCAAGGAGGCATTCCACAGCAACTTCGTGTCCCTCGACTGTGACCAGGGCAGCATGGTCACCCAGCACGGCAAACCCATGTTCACCCAG GTGTGTGTGGAGGGCCGGTTGTACCTGGAGTTCATGTTTGACGACATGATGCGGATAAAGACGTGGCACTTCAGCATCCGGCAGCACCGAGAGCTCATCCCCCGCAGCATCCTTGCCATGCAT GCCCAGGACCCCCAGATGTTGGACCAGCTCTCCAAAAACATCACCCGGTGTGGGCTGTCCAATTCCACTCTCAACTACCTCCGA CTCTGTGTGATACTCGAGCCCATGCAGGAGCTCATGTCCCGCCACAAGACCTACAGCCTCAGCCCCCGTGACTGCCTTAAGACCTGCCTTTTCCAGAAGTGGCAGCGCATGGTGGCACCCCCTG CGGAGCCTGCACGGCAGCAGCCCAGCAAACGGCGGAAACGGAAGATGTCAGGGGGCAGCACCATGAGCTCGGGGGGCGGCAAcaccaacaacagcaacagcaagaAGAAAAGTCCAGCCAGTACCTTCGCCCTCTCCAGCCAG GATgtgatggtggtgggggagcCCACCCTGATGGGCGGGGAGTTCGGGGACGAGGACGAGAGGCTCATCACCCGGCTGGAGAACACCCAGTTTGACGCGGCCAACGGCATTGACGACGAGGACAGCTTTAACAACTCCCCCGCCCTGGGCGCCAACAGCCCCTGGAACAGCAAGCCTCCATCCAGCCAAGAGAGCAAATCGGAGAACCCCACGTCACAGGCCTCCCAGTAA
- the LDB1 gene encoding LIM domain-binding protein 1 isoform X1, with protein sequence MSVGCACPGCSSKSFKLYSPKEPPNGNAFPPFHPGTMLDRDVGPTPMYPPTYLEPGIGRHTPYGNQTDYRIFELNKRLQNWTEECDNLWWDAFTTEFFEDDAMLTITFCLEDGPKRYTIGRTLIPRYFRSIFEGGATELYYVLKHPKEAFHSNFVSLDCDQGSMVTQHGKPMFTQVCVEGRLYLEFMFDDMMRIKTWHFSIRQHRELIPRSILAMHAQDPQMLDQLSKNITRCGLSNSTLNYLRLCVILEPMQELMSRHKTYSLSPRDCLKTCLFQKWQRMVAPPAEPARQQPSKRRKRKMSGGSTMSSGGGNTNNSNSKKKSPASTFALSSQVPDVMVVGEPTLMGGEFGDEDERLITRLENTQFDAANGIDDEDSFNNSPALGANSPWNSKPPSSQESKSENPTSQASQ encoded by the exons gtTGTTCCTCAAAGTCATTCAAGCTGTACTCACCGAAGGAGCCCCCAAACGGCAACGCCTTCCCCCCCTTCCATCCCGGCACCATGCTAGATCGGGATGTGGG CCCAACTCCCATGTACCCGCCTACATACCTGGAGCCTGGGATTGG GAGGCACACACCATATGGCAACCAAACTGACTACAGAATATTTGAGCTTAACAAACGGCTTCAAAACTGGACGGAG GAGTGTGACAATCTCTGGTGGGATGCTTTCACAACTGAGTTCTTTGAGGATGATGCCATGTTAACCATCACTTTCTGCCTGGAGGATGGACCAAAGAGATATA CCATTGGCCGGACCCTGATCCCACGCTACTTCCGCAGCATCTTTGAGGGGGGTGCTACGGAGCTGTACTATGTGCTTAAGCACCCCAAGGAGGCATTCCACAGCAACTTCGTGTCCCTCGACTGTGACCAGGGCAGCATGGTCACCCAGCACGGCAAACCCATGTTCACCCAG GTGTGTGTGGAGGGCCGGTTGTACCTGGAGTTCATGTTTGACGACATGATGCGGATAAAGACGTGGCACTTCAGCATCCGGCAGCACCGAGAGCTCATCCCCCGCAGCATCCTTGCCATGCAT GCCCAGGACCCCCAGATGTTGGACCAGCTCTCCAAAAACATCACCCGGTGTGGGCTGTCCAATTCCACTCTCAACTACCTCCGA CTCTGTGTGATACTCGAGCCCATGCAGGAGCTCATGTCCCGCCACAAGACCTACAGCCTCAGCCCCCGTGACTGCCTTAAGACCTGCCTTTTCCAGAAGTGGCAGCGCATGGTGGCACCCCCTG CGGAGCCTGCACGGCAGCAGCCCAGCAAACGGCGGAAACGGAAGATGTCAGGGGGCAGCACCATGAGCTCGGGGGGCGGCAAcaccaacaacagcaacagcaagaAGAAAAGTCCAGCCAGTACCTTCGCCCTCTCCAGCCAGGTACCT GATgtgatggtggtgggggagcCCACCCTGATGGGCGGGGAGTTCGGGGACGAGGACGAGAGGCTCATCACCCGGCTGGAGAACACCCAGTTTGACGCGGCCAACGGCATTGACGACGAGGACAGCTTTAACAACTCCCCCGCCCTGGGCGCCAACAGCCCCTGGAACAGCAAGCCTCCATCCAGCCAAGAGAGCAAATCGGAGAACCCCACGTCACAGGCCTCCCAGTAA
- the LDB1 gene encoding LIM domain-binding protein 1 isoform X3 gives MLDRDVGPTPMYPPTYLEPGIGRHTPYGNQTDYRIFELNKRLQNWTEECDNLWWDAFTTEFFEDDAMLTITFCLEDGPKRYTIGRTLIPRYFRSIFEGGATELYYVLKHPKEAFHSNFVSLDCDQGSMVTQHGKPMFTQVCVEGRLYLEFMFDDMMRIKTWHFSIRQHRELIPRSILAMHAQDPQMLDQLSKNITRCGLSNSTLNYLRLCVILEPMQELMSRHKTYSLSPRDCLKTCLFQKWQRMVAPPAEPARQQPSKRRKRKMSGGSTMSSGGGNTNNSNSKKKSPASTFALSSQVPDVMVVGEPTLMGGEFGDEDERLITRLENTQFDAANGIDDEDSFNNSPALGANSPWNSKPPSSQESKSENPTSQASQ, from the exons ATGCTAGATCGGGATGTGGG CCCAACTCCCATGTACCCGCCTACATACCTGGAGCCTGGGATTGG GAGGCACACACCATATGGCAACCAAACTGACTACAGAATATTTGAGCTTAACAAACGGCTTCAAAACTGGACGGAG GAGTGTGACAATCTCTGGTGGGATGCTTTCACAACTGAGTTCTTTGAGGATGATGCCATGTTAACCATCACTTTCTGCCTGGAGGATGGACCAAAGAGATATA CCATTGGCCGGACCCTGATCCCACGCTACTTCCGCAGCATCTTTGAGGGGGGTGCTACGGAGCTGTACTATGTGCTTAAGCACCCCAAGGAGGCATTCCACAGCAACTTCGTGTCCCTCGACTGTGACCAGGGCAGCATGGTCACCCAGCACGGCAAACCCATGTTCACCCAG GTGTGTGTGGAGGGCCGGTTGTACCTGGAGTTCATGTTTGACGACATGATGCGGATAAAGACGTGGCACTTCAGCATCCGGCAGCACCGAGAGCTCATCCCCCGCAGCATCCTTGCCATGCAT GCCCAGGACCCCCAGATGTTGGACCAGCTCTCCAAAAACATCACCCGGTGTGGGCTGTCCAATTCCACTCTCAACTACCTCCGA CTCTGTGTGATACTCGAGCCCATGCAGGAGCTCATGTCCCGCCACAAGACCTACAGCCTCAGCCCCCGTGACTGCCTTAAGACCTGCCTTTTCCAGAAGTGGCAGCGCATGGTGGCACCCCCTG CGGAGCCTGCACGGCAGCAGCCCAGCAAACGGCGGAAACGGAAGATGTCAGGGGGCAGCACCATGAGCTCGGGGGGCGGCAAcaccaacaacagcaacagcaagaAGAAAAGTCCAGCCAGTACCTTCGCCCTCTCCAGCCAGGTACCT GATgtgatggtggtgggggagcCCACCCTGATGGGCGGGGAGTTCGGGGACGAGGACGAGAGGCTCATCACCCGGCTGGAGAACACCCAGTTTGACGCGGCCAACGGCATTGACGACGAGGACAGCTTTAACAACTCCCCCGCCCTGGGCGCCAACAGCCCCTGGAACAGCAAGCCTCCATCCAGCCAAGAGAGCAAATCGGAGAACCCCACGTCACAGGCCTCCCAGTAA